Proteins found in one Alicyclobacillus cycloheptanicus genomic segment:
- the hydA gene encoding dihydropyrimidinase, which yields MGTVIRGGTVVTAADIQQADVLIEGEVVTAIAETIPTDGHQVIDAGGCYVIPGGIDPHTHLDMPFGGTVTADDFRTGTIAAAHGGTTTVIDFALHKKGDTLANAIGTWHGKAEGKAAIDYAFHVMVGDMNEQVMNEIPHIVEDEGVTSFKVFMAYKNNLQVDDETLFRTLRLAAANGALVQVHAENGDVVDVLVRDALAKGHVEPKYHALTRPPEAEGEATERAIRLAEIAQAPLYVVHVTCEQAAEAIGDARKRGLPVFGETCPQYLVCDYSDYERPGFEGAKYVMSPPLRDKSHQTVLWNKLKSGELLAFGSDQCSFNFKGQKELGRNDFSKIPNGAPTIEDRMAILYHHGVNAGRISLNRFVALTSTNNAKLFGLFPRKGTVAVGSDADIVIWDPNAERVISASNHHMNVDNNIFEGMAVRGQPRTVLLRGSVIVDRGQFLGEPGRGRFQRCGKVTATAI from the coding sequence ATGGGCACAGTCATTCGAGGCGGCACCGTCGTGACGGCAGCCGACATTCAGCAGGCGGACGTATTGATTGAAGGTGAGGTGGTGACGGCGATTGCAGAGACCATCCCGACCGACGGCCACCAGGTCATCGATGCCGGCGGGTGTTATGTGATACCCGGCGGGATCGACCCGCATACGCACCTGGATATGCCCTTTGGCGGGACGGTGACGGCCGACGACTTCCGCACGGGGACCATCGCGGCGGCGCACGGGGGAACGACCACGGTGATTGACTTTGCGCTGCACAAGAAGGGAGACACGCTGGCCAACGCGATCGGCACGTGGCACGGCAAGGCCGAGGGGAAGGCGGCGATTGACTACGCGTTCCACGTGATGGTCGGGGATATGAACGAGCAGGTGATGAATGAAATCCCGCACATCGTGGAGGACGAGGGGGTGACCTCGTTCAAAGTGTTCATGGCGTACAAGAACAACCTGCAGGTGGACGACGAGACGCTGTTCCGCACGCTGCGGCTGGCCGCGGCAAATGGAGCGCTGGTCCAGGTGCACGCCGAGAACGGGGACGTCGTGGATGTGCTGGTGCGCGATGCGCTCGCGAAGGGCCACGTGGAACCGAAGTACCATGCGCTGACGCGGCCGCCGGAGGCAGAAGGGGAGGCCACCGAGCGCGCCATTCGGCTGGCGGAGATTGCACAGGCGCCGCTGTATGTGGTCCACGTGACCTGCGAGCAGGCCGCAGAGGCCATCGGCGATGCGCGCAAGCGCGGCCTGCCGGTGTTCGGCGAGACCTGTCCGCAGTACCTGGTTTGCGACTACTCCGACTATGAGCGCCCCGGCTTCGAAGGTGCCAAGTACGTGATGTCGCCGCCGCTGCGCGACAAATCGCACCAGACCGTGCTCTGGAACAAGCTGAAAAGCGGCGAACTGCTGGCGTTCGGGTCCGACCAGTGTTCCTTCAACTTCAAGGGGCAAAAGGAACTGGGCCGCAACGACTTTTCAAAGATCCCGAACGGCGCTCCCACCATCGAGGACCGTATGGCCATCCTCTACCACCACGGGGTGAACGCTGGCCGGATTTCCCTGAACCGGTTCGTCGCGTTGACTTCGACCAACAATGCGAAACTGTTTGGCTTGTTTCCCCGGAAAGGGACCGTGGCGGTGGGGAGCGACGCGGACATCGTGATTTGGGACCCGAACGCAGAACGCGTGATTTCCGCGTCGAACCACCACATGAACGTCGACAACAACATTTTTGAAGGCATGGCCGTGCGCGGGCAGCCACGAACGGTGCTGCTGCGGGGCAGCGTGATTGTTGACCGCGGGCAGTTTCTTGGCGAACCGGGACGCGGCCGGTTTCAGCGCTGCGGCAAAGTCACGGCGACGGCCATTTAG
- a CDS encoding nitrilase-related carbon-nitrogen hydrolase, producing MSAKVTIGLIQAHHDVDGSEPVEVHKQAAIEKHLKMIRDAAAQGAQIVCLQELFYGPYFCTEQNAKWYAAAEKVPTGPTVRRMQDVARELGIVLVVPLYEEEIPGVYYNTAAVIDADGRFLGKYRKHHLPQVQAGPAGCGFWEKYYFKPGNGGYPVFDTAFAKVGVYICYDRHFPEGARLLGLHGAEIVLNPSATVAGLSEYLWKLEQPAHAVANGYYVGAINRVGYETPWNMGEFYGQSYLVDPRGEFVALGSRDKDEVVLGVMDRAEIAQVRNTWQFYRDRRPETYQDMVELLP from the coding sequence ATGTCAGCCAAAGTCACCATTGGACTGATTCAGGCGCACCACGATGTCGACGGCAGTGAACCGGTGGAAGTCCACAAGCAGGCGGCCATTGAAAAGCACCTGAAGATGATTCGGGACGCAGCGGCGCAGGGTGCGCAGATTGTCTGCCTGCAGGAGTTGTTCTATGGTCCGTACTTCTGCACGGAGCAGAACGCGAAGTGGTACGCGGCGGCGGAGAAGGTGCCCACCGGCCCAACGGTCCGGCGGATGCAGGATGTGGCCAGAGAACTGGGCATTGTGCTGGTCGTTCCATTGTATGAGGAGGAAATCCCCGGCGTTTACTACAACACGGCGGCGGTGATTGACGCAGACGGACGTTTCCTTGGCAAGTATCGAAAGCATCACCTGCCGCAGGTCCAGGCGGGTCCCGCTGGCTGCGGGTTCTGGGAGAAGTACTACTTCAAGCCTGGCAATGGCGGCTACCCCGTGTTTGATACCGCGTTTGCGAAGGTTGGCGTCTACATCTGTTACGACCGCCACTTCCCGGAGGGCGCGCGGCTGTTGGGGCTGCACGGTGCCGAAATCGTGCTCAATCCCTCTGCGACCGTTGCTGGTTTGTCGGAGTACTTGTGGAAGCTGGAACAGCCTGCGCATGCGGTCGCGAATGGGTATTACGTGGGTGCCATCAACCGCGTGGGGTATGAGACACCGTGGAACATGGGCGAGTTTTACGGACAGTCCTATCTGGTCGATCCACGCGGGGAATTTGTCGCACTGGGCAGCCGCGACAAGGACGAGGTGGTCCTCGGCGTGATGGACCGCGCGGAGATTGCGCAGGTCCGCAACACCTGGCAGTTCTACCGCGACAGACGGCCAGAGACGTATCAGGACATGGTCGAACTCTTGCCGTAG
- a CDS encoding NCS1 family nucleobase:cation symporter-1 has translation MATQVQRGDVVVLSDAAVQSVAGNHALWNEDLRPCTRAEHAWPGMKFASLWIGMCICLPTYSMASGFIALGMNWWESVLTVLVGSCIVLIPILLMSHAGTKFGIPYPVFARLWFGKRGAHIPALARAVIAAGWFGINSWLGGQALDAILGRVISHWGSFSFHMGLSFLIFWAINVLIAMRGPQAIGKLAMFAAPTLAVGAIALLIWAAAHAGGFGEMLSAPAAIHGAKFWAAFYPSVIGVIAFWATMALNIPDYTRYAATQRGQVLGQIFAMPITMALFSFIGIAVTSATVILYHQAMWDPVDLIAKFPTVMVIVAGIVVILSSVTINVGANVMAPARAFENLWPRRITFAVGAVITGLLAFGMQPWYVLSEFSNYIYNWLGTYGTLLGPFDGIAIADYWLVRSRQLDLLHLYAASGRYDYARGFNLRAVGALVIGWVIALLGLVVPGLKFLWSGGWLFSLLGGMVAYWWLMKGHESILTDTEYQDITLLEPAAGSVTYAPEAAVTK, from the coding sequence ATGGCGACTCAAGTCCAGCGCGGCGACGTCGTTGTGTTGTCGGACGCCGCCGTGCAATCGGTGGCTGGGAACCACGCGCTGTGGAACGAGGACCTGCGTCCGTGTACGCGGGCGGAACACGCGTGGCCCGGCATGAAGTTTGCCTCCCTGTGGATCGGCATGTGTATCTGTCTGCCCACCTATTCGATGGCCAGCGGCTTCATCGCACTGGGCATGAACTGGTGGGAGTCGGTGCTGACGGTGCTGGTGGGGAGCTGCATTGTGCTCATCCCGATTCTGTTGATGTCGCACGCGGGCACGAAGTTTGGCATCCCGTATCCGGTCTTTGCCCGGCTGTGGTTCGGCAAGCGCGGCGCGCACATTCCGGCACTGGCCCGTGCCGTCATCGCGGCGGGCTGGTTTGGGATCAATTCCTGGCTGGGCGGCCAGGCGCTGGACGCCATCTTGGGGCGGGTCATCAGCCACTGGGGGTCCTTCAGCTTTCACATGGGGCTGTCGTTCCTGATTTTCTGGGCCATCAACGTCCTCATTGCGATGCGTGGGCCGCAGGCGATTGGCAAACTGGCGATGTTCGCTGCGCCGACGCTCGCCGTCGGTGCCATCGCGCTTTTGATTTGGGCCGCCGCACACGCGGGCGGGTTCGGGGAAATGCTGTCGGCACCGGCGGCCATTCACGGCGCGAAATTCTGGGCTGCGTTTTATCCGTCCGTGATTGGCGTGATTGCCTTTTGGGCGACCATGGCCCTCAACATTCCGGATTACACGCGCTACGCCGCCACCCAGCGGGGGCAGGTGCTGGGCCAGATTTTTGCGATGCCCATCACCATGGCGTTGTTTTCCTTCATCGGGATCGCGGTGACGTCCGCGACGGTCATTTTGTATCATCAGGCGATGTGGGATCCGGTGGACTTGATTGCCAAATTCCCGACGGTCATGGTCATTGTTGCTGGCATCGTTGTCATCCTCTCGTCTGTGACCATTAACGTCGGAGCCAACGTGATGGCCCCTGCGCGCGCGTTTGAGAACCTGTGGCCGCGCCGCATCACGTTCGCGGTGGGGGCCGTCATCACCGGTCTCTTGGCGTTTGGAATGCAGCCGTGGTACGTCCTCTCGGAGTTCAGCAACTACATCTACAACTGGCTGGGGACGTACGGTACGCTGCTGGGACCGTTTGACGGCATCGCGATCGCCGATTATTGGCTGGTTCGGTCCCGCCAGTTGGACCTCCTGCACCTGTATGCGGCGTCCGGGCGCTACGATTACGCCCGCGGTTTCAATCTGCGGGCGGTCGGTGCGCTGGTCATTGGCTGGGTCATCGCGCTGCTCGGCTTGGTGGTCCCGGGGCTGAAGTTCCTGTGGAGCGGGGGCTGGCTGTTCAGTTTGCTGGGCGGTATGGTCGCGTACTGGTGGCTGATGAAGGGACATGAGTCGATCCTCACCGACACGGAGTATCAGGACATCACCTTGCTGGAGCCAGCCGCAGGGTCCGTGACGTATGCGCCGGAGGCCGCGGTGACGAAGTAG
- a CDS encoding purine/pyrimidine permease: MQESNPGRTQGAATVLASLQWIAFTLANVLTVPVVLGQAFGMSPQNTATYLDQTLIACGIIGILQVLLGHKYPIIEGPAGTWWGVTVVLVQMTKETGGSLPLLLRQLEWGLLAAGVVAILLAVCGLLGWIRRLFTPIVTGTFMLLLSLQLSRSMVAGILGIGSQPGGDVIDVKVAVLAILLIAFTVWLMVKGRGLIKSLAVLIGLAVGWAVFAVFGLAPSPQSVPGPVVKLPALFPWGPPDFHAGIVVTCAITMLVLMSNLITSVQVMGNAMKEQPEDAKFVRGTLMTGVGTAISGAAGSVGLIPLSTAASLVALTGIRDRLPFLISSIVIAVLGMVPSVGQLVAAMPAPVGYAVMFAIYGQLLGFGLQDFKRLALNQRDVFVVGIAVLSGVGIFFVPSTAWRTLPPMLAYLLDNGLIVGVALVVILEYLVFRKRDGAGLAEPESDAGAGGDVGA; this comes from the coding sequence GTGCAGGAATCGAATCCAGGCAGGACCCAAGGGGCTGCCACCGTGTTGGCTTCCCTTCAGTGGATCGCGTTCACGCTCGCAAATGTCCTGACGGTCCCGGTTGTGCTGGGGCAAGCCTTTGGCATGTCGCCGCAGAACACGGCGACATACCTGGACCAGACGCTGATTGCCTGCGGAATCATTGGGATTCTTCAAGTCTTGTTAGGTCACAAGTACCCGATTATTGAAGGACCGGCGGGGACGTGGTGGGGCGTCACAGTCGTCCTGGTCCAGATGACGAAAGAGACGGGCGGGTCGCTCCCGCTCTTGCTGCGGCAGTTGGAGTGGGGCCTGCTGGCGGCAGGTGTGGTGGCCATTTTGCTGGCCGTCTGCGGTTTGCTCGGGTGGATCCGGCGCCTGTTCACGCCGATTGTCACAGGGACGTTCATGCTGCTGTTGTCGCTGCAGCTCTCGCGGAGCATGGTCGCCGGGATCCTCGGGATTGGCAGTCAGCCAGGCGGCGACGTGATTGACGTCAAGGTCGCGGTGCTGGCGATTCTGCTCATCGCGTTTACGGTCTGGCTGATGGTGAAGGGCCGCGGGCTCATCAAAAGCCTGGCGGTGCTCATTGGCTTGGCAGTGGGCTGGGCTGTTTTCGCGGTGTTTGGCTTGGCGCCGTCGCCACAGTCCGTGCCGGGGCCTGTGGTGAAGCTGCCAGCGCTGTTTCCGTGGGGGCCGCCAGACTTTCATGCCGGGATTGTGGTCACGTGTGCCATCACGATGCTGGTCCTGATGTCAAACCTCATCACCAGTGTGCAGGTGATGGGTAATGCGATGAAGGAGCAGCCGGAGGATGCGAAGTTTGTGCGCGGCACGCTGATGACGGGGGTGGGGACGGCGATTTCCGGTGCGGCCGGTTCGGTCGGCTTGATTCCCCTGTCGACGGCGGCCAGCCTGGTGGCGTTAACCGGCATTCGCGACCGTTTGCCGTTTCTGATTTCCTCCATCGTCATTGCCGTGCTCGGCATGGTTCCGTCGGTCGGGCAGCTGGTGGCTGCGATGCCGGCACCGGTTGGGTATGCGGTGATGTTCGCGATTTATGGGCAGCTGCTGGGTTTTGGGCTGCAGGACTTCAAGCGCCTCGCGCTGAACCAGCGTGACGTATTCGTGGTCGGGATCGCGGTGTTGTCCGGCGTTGGCATCTTTTTCGTGCCGAGTACGGCCTGGCGGACCTTGCCGCCGATGCTGGCCTATTTGCTGGATAACGGATTGATTGTGGGTGTCGCCCTGGTGGTGATTTTGGAGTACCTGGTGTTTCGCAAGCGCGACGGCGCGGGGCTGGCGGAGCCTGAGTCCGACGCTGGAGCGGGCGGGGATGTTGGCGCCTGA
- a CDS encoding mannose-1-phosphate guanylyltransferase, whose product MNGAVILAGGSGERLFPYSSASLPKQFLPLVGNQSMLQETYTRLRKRFTADQIFIVTQASFQDTVLHQLPSVTGEQIILEPARRDTAGAIALALAKLKGAFDVLLFCPADHHIEAGTEWDGALATAMDYAQMHRRITLFGIVPNYPETGYGYVEYERTDGPVCPVVKFHEKPSREVALKMVRSGQYLWNCGIFAIPCDVGIEAFRTHLPEHYQVIQQDFRAMDWSQFEALPKVSIDYGLMEKIHDKLAVVPAYFPWNDLGSWTALERVLNQDESGNYTFGQVKSLDAQNSIVFAPKHEVYLYDVSDLLIVCHDNQVLVANKNKSSEMKSWLPKLTDKPEVFQKHP is encoded by the coding sequence ATGAACGGAGCTGTCATCTTGGCAGGCGGATCGGGCGAGCGGTTGTTTCCGTATTCCAGCGCTTCGCTGCCGAAGCAGTTTTTGCCCTTGGTGGGCAACCAGTCAATGTTACAAGAGACGTATACGCGGCTGCGGAAGCGCTTCACCGCCGACCAAATTTTTATCGTCACCCAGGCGTCGTTTCAGGACACGGTCCTGCACCAGTTACCCAGCGTCACTGGTGAGCAAATCATTCTGGAACCGGCGCGCCGCGATACGGCTGGCGCGATTGCGCTGGCGCTGGCGAAACTCAAGGGCGCGTTTGACGTTCTCCTGTTTTGCCCCGCGGACCACCACATCGAGGCTGGGACAGAATGGGACGGCGCGCTCGCGACGGCCATGGATTACGCGCAGATGCACCGCCGGATCACGCTGTTTGGCATCGTCCCCAACTACCCCGAAACGGGTTACGGCTATGTGGAATACGAACGCACAGACGGGCCGGTCTGCCCGGTGGTCAAGTTCCATGAGAAACCCTCGCGGGAAGTCGCACTGAAAATGGTGCGCTCCGGCCAGTACCTGTGGAACTGCGGCATCTTCGCCATCCCTTGTGACGTTGGCATCGAAGCGTTCCGAACGCACCTGCCGGAGCATTACCAAGTGATTCAGCAGGATTTCCGGGCCATGGACTGGAGCCAGTTTGAAGCATTGCCCAAAGTGTCGATTGACTACGGCCTGATGGAGAAGATTCACGACAAGCTGGCCGTCGTGCCCGCTTACTTCCCTTGGAATGACCTCGGTTCGTGGACTGCACTCGAACGTGTCCTCAACCAGGATGAATCCGGCAACTACACGTTTGGCCAAGTAAAGTCCCTGGACGCGCAGAACTCCATCGTCTTCGCGCCCAAACACGAAGTGTACCTGTACGACGTGTCAGACCTGCTCATCGTCTGCCACGACAACCAGGTGCTTGTCGCCAACAAGAACAAAAGCAGTGAGATGAAATCCTGGCTGCCCAAGCTGACGGATAAACCTGAAGTGTTTCAGAAGCACCCGTAG
- the galU gene encoding UTP--glucose-1-phosphate uridylyltransferase GalU, which produces MKVRKAVIPAAGFGTRMLPATKAVPKEMLPILNKPCIQYIVEEAVYAGIQEILIITGRTKKAIEDHFDRSPELELHLEQSRKSSMLTEVKAISDLVDIHYVRQKTPLGLGHAILCAKSFVGNEPFAVLLGDDIIQASNPVTGQLMQVYDDPETAMLGVQRVPASDAPKYGMIDPASTASTESGRPGVLAVRSVVEKPSPEQAPSNLAVLGRYILPPSIFEALEQTPLGHGGELQLTDAIQQLALSGKTYAHQFEGVRHDIGQLDGWLRANISFAMANPALAKSVIEQVESIARRSDLPMQSLGF; this is translated from the coding sequence ATGAAGGTTCGGAAAGCGGTCATTCCTGCCGCCGGATTTGGGACAAGAATGTTGCCCGCGACCAAGGCAGTACCAAAAGAGATGCTGCCGATTTTAAATAAACCTTGTATCCAGTACATTGTAGAAGAGGCGGTTTACGCCGGGATCCAAGAAATCCTCATTATTACAGGCCGAACAAAGAAGGCGATTGAGGACCATTTCGACCGTTCACCAGAACTGGAGCTCCACCTGGAGCAAAGCCGCAAGTCCAGTATGTTGACCGAGGTCAAAGCCATTTCCGATCTCGTCGACATCCACTACGTTCGTCAAAAAACGCCGCTGGGACTCGGCCATGCGATTCTTTGCGCGAAGTCGTTCGTCGGCAACGAGCCGTTTGCCGTCTTGCTTGGCGATGACATTATCCAGGCTTCGAACCCGGTGACCGGCCAGTTAATGCAGGTCTACGACGACCCCGAGACCGCGATGCTGGGCGTTCAGCGCGTACCGGCCAGTGATGCGCCGAAGTACGGCATGATAGACCCGGCGTCGACGGCGTCAACCGAATCCGGGCGGCCAGGGGTTCTCGCCGTGCGAAGCGTCGTGGAAAAGCCGAGCCCGGAGCAAGCGCCGTCCAACCTGGCGGTGCTCGGCCGGTATATTTTGCCGCCCTCCATCTTCGAAGCGCTGGAGCAAACCCCGCTGGGCCATGGCGGAGAGTTGCAGTTGACGGACGCGATCCAACAATTGGCCCTCTCCGGAAAGACCTATGCACACCAGTTCGAAGGGGTGCGGCACGACATCGGGCAGTTGGACGGATGGCTGCGTGCCAACATTTCATTTGCAATGGCCAACCCGGCACTGGCCAAATCCGTGATTGAGCAAGTTGAGTCCATCGCGCGGCGATCCGACCTGCCGATGCAGTCGCTTGGATTCTAA
- a CDS encoding DUF309 domain-containing protein — translation MTRGNSDHAATRPWDDRFLSYLYCFNVLRDYFECHEYGESLWLDTGRPIVLKGLIQAAVCLYHLHNGNVRGGWKMWQRARSYLAPSRPVYEGIDLDALTRDIDDVFAQVPSAWYTQVVAPEVVRNLHLPTVEVRIVDASLWEQLSSWQLPNPPEND, via the coding sequence ATGACCCGCGGAAATTCCGACCACGCGGCCACACGCCCTTGGGACGACCGGTTCCTTTCCTACCTGTATTGCTTCAATGTCCTGCGCGATTACTTTGAATGCCACGAGTACGGGGAATCCCTGTGGCTCGACACGGGCCGGCCCATCGTGCTCAAAGGGCTGATTCAGGCAGCCGTGTGCCTGTACCACCTGCACAACGGCAACGTCCGCGGCGGCTGGAAAATGTGGCAGCGGGCCCGAAGCTACCTGGCACCATCGCGTCCCGTGTATGAAGGAATCGATCTCGATGCATTGACCCGAGACATCGATGACGTCTTCGCCCAAGTCCCTTCCGCGTGGTACACCCAGGTGGTTGCCCCGGAGGTCGTGCGCAACCTCCATCTGCCCACCGTCGAAGTGCGGATTGTCGACGCGTCCCTGTGGGAACAGCTCTCCTCCTGGCAGCTGCCAAACCCGCCTGAGAACGACTGA
- a CDS encoding nucleoside hydrolase — translation MTASKQKVILDVDTGVDDALAILGAVLSDRLDVLGITTSFGNVDIDTATRNTLAVLEFAGRTDIPVYVGADKPLLREWQGPVPWIHGTNGLGDADLPPMRTLAQDEPAASFIRRTILEHPGEVTLIPVARMTNVASVIQFDPSIVEKIQRIVMMGGAAFCPGNVTPVAEANIWGDPEAAHIVFHSGAPITMVGLDVTMQARLTTRHLETLRESPYAAFLKQAVSFYIGAYERAQAQEEGDRWCALHDPLAVAMVEDPTLCETREYYVDVETEGRLTAGMTVVDARKTPDHRPNASVCVGIDVDRFLKWCADRIGFAL, via the coding sequence ATGACAGCTTCGAAGCAGAAAGTCATTCTGGACGTGGACACGGGCGTAGATGACGCACTCGCCATTCTTGGTGCGGTGTTGTCCGACCGCCTGGACGTCCTCGGCATCACAACGAGTTTTGGCAACGTGGACATTGATACAGCGACACGCAATACCTTGGCCGTGCTCGAGTTTGCGGGTCGTACAGACATTCCTGTGTACGTCGGGGCGGACAAGCCGCTTTTGCGGGAGTGGCAGGGACCCGTGCCCTGGATTCACGGGACCAACGGGCTCGGCGATGCCGATTTGCCGCCCATGCGCACGCTGGCGCAGGACGAGCCGGCGGCATCGTTCATTCGCCGGACCATTTTGGAACATCCGGGAGAGGTCACGTTGATTCCTGTGGCACGCATGACGAATGTCGCCAGCGTGATTCAGTTCGACCCGAGCATCGTGGAAAAAATCCAGCGCATCGTGATGATGGGGGGTGCCGCGTTCTGCCCGGGCAATGTCACGCCAGTGGCAGAGGCGAACATCTGGGGCGACCCAGAAGCCGCTCACATCGTGTTTCACTCGGGCGCGCCCATCACGATGGTGGGACTCGACGTGACCATGCAGGCACGGCTGACCACCCGGCACCTCGAAACTTTGCGCGAGTCGCCGTACGCGGCGTTCCTCAAGCAGGCCGTTTCCTTTTACATTGGTGCGTACGAGCGGGCACAGGCGCAGGAAGAGGGCGACCGCTGGTGTGCACTGCACGACCCATTGGCCGTCGCGATGGTGGAGGACCCGACGCTTTGTGAGACGCGGGAGTATTACGTGGACGTCGAAACCGAGGGACGCCTGACCGCCGGCATGACCGTGGTGGACGCGAGGAAGACGCCCGACCATCGGCCGAATGCTTCGGTCTGCGTCGGGATCGACGTTGACCGCTTTCTGAAATGGTGCGCGGACCGCATCGGGTTTGCCTTATGA
- the pcp gene encoding pyroglutamyl-peptidase I, with the protein MNRTRVLLTGFDPFHDDPVNAAWEVVQEVAASDLAGIDLHVQQIPTVFHTSLDVLAQAIRQVQPDVVLCLGQAGGRAAISIERIGVNLDDARIPDNAGQQPREVPIVAGGPAAYWSGLPVRDLVTRLREAGIPAEESWSAGHFVCNHVLYGLMHLLQAPEFQTQGVVGGFIHVPYLPEQAARHPNTPCLGRAEMVRALRLVLDALKR; encoded by the coding sequence ATGAACAGGACACGGGTGTTGTTGACGGGGTTCGACCCGTTCCACGACGACCCGGTGAACGCGGCCTGGGAGGTGGTTCAGGAAGTGGCGGCGTCAGACCTGGCGGGGATAGACCTGCATGTTCAGCAGATCCCGACGGTCTTCCACACGTCCCTCGACGTGCTGGCGCAGGCCATCCGGCAGGTCCAGCCTGACGTGGTGCTGTGTCTTGGGCAAGCCGGGGGCCGGGCAGCCATTTCGATTGAGCGCATCGGCGTGAATCTCGACGATGCGCGGATTCCCGACAACGCGGGACAGCAGCCGCGTGAAGTTCCGATTGTGGCAGGAGGTCCAGCCGCGTACTGGAGCGGGCTGCCGGTTCGAGACCTGGTGACGCGCCTCCGGGAGGCGGGCATCCCGGCGGAGGAGTCCTGGTCTGCGGGACATTTTGTCTGCAACCATGTGCTCTACGGCCTCATGCACTTGCTGCAGGCGCCTGAATTCCAGACGCAGGGTGTGGTGGGGGGATTCATTCATGTTCCGTACCTGCCTGAACAGGCGGCACGGCACCCGAATACGCCTTGCCTCGGCCGCGCGGAGATGGTTCGAGCGCTGAGGCTCGTGCTGGATGCTTTGAAACGGTAG
- a CDS encoding YheC/YheD family protein, producing MRHHARLPRPSRVAAHEEKRGPGARRRKPELGKYLLYVHFAKDTFIRKFLPPTRRYRHETVRSFLNQYGVVYLKPQGGSRGRGIMKVWRRDGAVYVQHTVYAPKRFASVDEALTYIDQKRGGQGYVVQRGIALAKVHGRPFDIRVMMQKDVPGGQWLYAGMVAKVAGKGSAVTNVALSRGAVMRVEEALKQGLGWNAVSIRRCKNQMIQLAKRAAKHFDTYQPYREIGFDMAVDTNGRIWLLEENTAPSHPLFAKLKADLSMYRRIQFRWGRYQRALRAKRSG from the coding sequence ATGCGGCATCACGCCCGGCTGCCGCGGCCCAGCCGCGTCGCAGCGCACGAAGAAAAACGGGGGCCGGGTGCACGGCGGAGAAAACCTGAACTTGGCAAGTATCTCTTGTACGTGCATTTCGCAAAGGACACTTTCATTCGCAAATTCCTCCCGCCGACGCGCCGGTACCGTCATGAGACGGTACGCTCGTTTTTAAACCAGTACGGCGTTGTCTACCTCAAGCCGCAAGGCGGCAGCCGGGGGCGAGGCATTATGAAGGTGTGGCGGCGGGACGGCGCCGTCTATGTGCAGCACACGGTTTACGCCCCAAAGCGCTTTGCCTCGGTGGATGAGGCACTCACCTACATTGACCAGAAACGCGGCGGCCAAGGGTACGTCGTGCAGCGCGGGATTGCGCTGGCCAAGGTGCACGGAAGGCCCTTTGACATCCGCGTGATGATGCAAAAGGACGTCCCCGGCGGACAGTGGTTGTACGCTGGGATGGTGGCGAAAGTGGCGGGCAAGGGCAGTGCGGTGACCAATGTCGCGCTCAGCCGGGGGGCGGTGATGCGCGTCGAGGAAGCCCTCAAGCAGGGACTGGGGTGGAATGCGGTAAGCATCCGACGCTGCAAGAACCAGATGATTCAACTGGCGAAACGGGCGGCCAAGCACTTTGATACCTACCAACCCTATCGGGAGATTGGCTTTGATATGGCCGTGGATACCAACGGCCGGATTTGGCTGCTGGAAGAAAATACAGCGCCCAGTCACCCGCTCTTCGCGAAATTGAAGGCGGACCTGTCCATGTATCGGCGAATCCAGTTCCGCTGGGGGCGCTATCAGCGCGCCTTGCGGGCGAAACGGTCCGGGTAG